A region from the Halichondria panicea chromosome 11, odHalPani1.1, whole genome shotgun sequence genome encodes:
- the LOC135344302 gene encoding E3 ubiquitin-protein ligase TRIM71-like: protein MAEGPDPVVADLEQEVTCGICHDRYQEPKLLPCCHYYCKQCILTLSSRYRPNQPFPCPDCREPTLLPDNNPDRLTTAFFINRMKALHSRMEKAHGKLETTCEMCSGGKATAFCRQCVNFICEKCVEPHQRMKVFATHIVSTLDELKQGGVKELTFENPPPPKCEDHEEPKKIFCFDCNKLICRDCIVIEHAGHNYEFVKKAAPATRKKLTEHLSPLKNLLPDLSTAVNQVKGTKQKIQAQKELTKRQVNAKFQELHDILNRCKVRVLRESFALADSKMEKLTVQEKGLDLSLGTAQSLIDFVDRTLENASDEELITMQEQVVSRIDAEVLKRGKEAANPDPVEKDDFGVEVFVCEDLKKLCENNVRVYDGKVDPAKCTVEGDGARTAEIDKPNNFSILVECNTQLKHPTIQVALKSLVEESSQQLQAVPVRGGVYSVEYTPRVRGRHHLLISEDDQPIPGSPFSVFVKIPPTKLDKPVRVMRGINIPEYMAFNSSEELIVTDFEGDVLVFDKKGKQIRSISKSKHGFGGISGVAVDKEDNIYVSDWSKHCVYKFNKRGDLLKRFGTIGSGPKELNSPRGIAVAGDQVFVCDQSNHRVQVLTTELEPVKQIGSYGTGNEHFNGPEDVAVDNEQMMYVTDCYNHRVQVLTMDGRFIRSIGKKGNGQGELSSPCGVCVTGFVYVFEDGNKRVSVFTKDGQFVTSFGNAHITNLYRVAGVAVDSDGFVYVCSYGSVVIF from the coding sequence ATGGCCGAAGGACctgatccagttgttgctgatctcgagcaagaagtgacctgtggcatctgtcatgaccgctaccaggagccaaagctgctcccttgttgtcactactactgcaagcaatgcatcctcacactctccagtcgctaccGACCCAACCAGCCGTTCCCCTGCCCCGACTGTCGTGAGCCCACTCTATTGCCAGACAACAACCCAGACAGACTGACCACTGCGTTCTTTATCAACCGGATGAAAGCACTCCACTCGAGGATGGAGAAAGCCCATGGCAAGTTGGAGACCACTTGTGAAATGTGCTCTGGGGGAAAGGCCACTGCATTCTGCCGACAGTGTGTCAATTTCATCTGTGAAAAATGTGTGGAACCTCATCAACGTATGAAAGTGTTTGCTACACATATCGTCTCCACTCTGGACGAGCTCAAACAGGGTGGAGTCAAAGAACTAACATTCGAAAACCCACCACCCCCAAAATGTGAAGATCACGAAGAGCCAAAAAAGATTTTCTGTTTCGATTGCAACAAGCTCATCTGTCGAGACTGTATCGTTATTGAACACGCTGGACACAATTACGAATTTGTAAAGAAAGCCGCCCCCGCAACTCGCAAAAAACTGACGGAgcacctctccccactcaAGAACCTACTGCCTGATCTGAGCACCGCTGTGAATCAAGTGAAAGGAACTAAACAGAAGATCCAGGCCCAGAAAGAACTGACAAAGAGACAAGTGAATGCCAAGTTCCAGGAGCTACACGATATTCTCAATCGATGCAAGGTCCGTGTTTTACGAGAATCTTTTGCTTTGGCTGATTCAAAGATGGAGAAGCTGACAGTTCAAGAGAAGGGTCTGGACCTGTCTCTGGGcactgctcagagtttgattgaCTTTGTAGACCGTACGCTGGagaatgcaagtgatgaagaactgATTACGATGCAAGAGCAGGTGGTGAGTCGAATCGATGCCGAGGTGTTGAAGCGAGGGAAGGAAGCAGCCAATCCTGATCCAGTGGAGAAAGATGATTTTGGAGTcgaagtgtttgtttgtgaggaTCTCAAGAAGTTGTGTGAGAACAATGTGAGAGTGTATGATGGTAAAGTGGATCCAGCAAAGTGCACTGTGGAAGGAGATGGAGCTAGAACTGCTGAAATCGATAAACCTAACAATTTTTCGATTCTTGTGGAATGTAATACACAATTAAAGCATCCTACAATACAAGTGGCTCTAAAATCGCTAGTTGAAGAATCATCTCAACAGCTACAAGCAGtgcctgtgaggggtggagtgtacagtgttgagtacacccctagggtacgtggtcgacaccacctcctgatctcagAAGACGACCAGCCCATCCCAGGAAGCCCCTTCTCTGTGTTCGTCAaaataccccccaccaagctGGACAAACCTGTGAGGGTGATGAGAGGAATCAACATCCCTGAGTATATGGCATTCAATTCGTCAGAAGAACTGATTGTAACTGACTTTGAGGGTGATGTTTTGGTGTTTGACaagaaaggaaaacaaatTCGAAGCATCAGCAAATCAAAGCACGGGTTTGGCGGTATCTCTGGCGTGGCAGTAGACAAGGAGGACAACATCTATGTCTCTGACTGGAGcaaacactgtgtgtacaagttcaaCAAAAGAGGAGATCTGCTGAAGAGGTTTGGGACGATTGGAAGTGGTCCAAAGGAACTCAACTCCCCTCGAGGGATAGCAGTCGCTGGtgatcaagtgtttgtgtgcgatcAGAGTAATCACAGAGTCCAAGTGTTGACGACAGAGCTGGAGCCAGTCAAGCAGATTGGTTCATACGGAACTGGTAATGAGCATTTTAACGGACCAGAGGATGTTGCAGTGGACAATGAACAAATGATGTATGTCACTGACTGTTATAATCATCGTGTTCAAGTGCTCACTATGGATGGTCGGTTTATTCGCTCGATTGGAAAGAAAGGAAATGGACAAGGAGAACTGTCTTCCccttgtggtgtgtgtgtcactggttttgtttatgtttTTGAGGATGGTAACAAGCGTGTGTCAGTGTTCACTAAAGACGGTCAGtttgtcacatcatttggtaatgCTCATATCACTAATCTTTATAGAGTTGCTGGAGTagctgtggacagtgatggttttgtttatgtGTGCAGTTATGGATCTGTTGTTATATTTTAG
- the LOC135343574 gene encoding DNA replication licensing factor MCM6-like, producing the protein MGRSSVSSVRRSSLMLSSSSSSHSQRRRFMLDVNASRFVDFQKVRIQETQQELPRGSIPRSLEIILRAEAVEMVQAGDKCDFIGTLVVVPDVSQLRTEGVRAETSTRMRGGEGYDRDGVRGLKALGVRDLTYRLAFLACAVQQTQPGFSGRDLTGEDQTAESIRKQMTDAEWSRIYEMSQDKNLYQNLINSLFPTIHGNDEVKRGVLLMLFGGVPKTTMEGTHLRGDINVCIVGDPSCGKSQFLKRVEEFSPRAVYTSGKASTAAGLTAAMVKDEESHEFVIEAGALMLADNGVCCIDEFDKMDLKDQVAIHEAMEQQTISITKAGVKATLNARTSILAAANPIGGRYDRSKSLKMNIQLTAPIMSRFDLFFIIVDECNEVTDYAIARRIVDLHSHKTEAVERVYSLEEIQRYVLFARQFKPRISPTSGEYMVEQYKKLRQRDCSGVARSSWRITVRQLESLIRLAEAMARIHCSDEVQPKHVKEGFRLLNKSIIRVETPDINFDEDEQIINVINGDCMTNGENGVNGENGVNGHTPIDQSDPPTQPPVKTKKIRVTYEEYRIISNLLILHMRQSEEADKDSSGVREGDLVNWYLKEVADDIENVEELTEKKLLVEKVIERLVQHDHILLPLVMGEESDEDPFLVVHPNYVVET; encoded by the exons ATGGGACGTTCCTCTGTCTCGAGTGTCAGACGGTCATCTCTGATGTTGAGCAGCAGTTCAAGTTCACACAGCCAACG AAGACGGTTCATGCTTGATGTCAATGCCTCGCGGTTTGTTGACTTCCAGAAAGTACGTATCCAGGAGACACAGCAggagctgccacgaggctccATCCCCCGAAG TCTTGAGATTATTCTGCGAGCTGAAGCTGTAGAGATGGTGCAGGCTGGAGACAAGTGTGACTTCATCGGGACGCTCGTTGTCGTCCCTGACGTCTCACAGCTGCGTACAGAGGGAGTGAGGGCGGAGACATCGACTCGTATGCGTGGTGGGGAGGGGTACGATAGGGACGGAGTGAGAGGACTCAAGGCCCTCGGTGTAAGAGACCTCACCTATCGACTGGCGTTTCTAGCATGTGCTGTACAACAGACACAGCCCggg TTTAGTGGGCGTGATTTGACAGGGGAGGATCAAACAGCGGAGAGCATTCGTAAGCAGATGACCGATGCCGAGTGGTCACGTATCTACGAGATGAGTCAGGATAAAAATCTTTACCAGAACCTCATCAACTCACTCTTCCCCACCATTCACG GCAATGATGAGGTGAAGCGAGGTGTTCTACTGATGCTGTTCGGTGGTGTTCCCAAGACAACTATGGAGGGGACTCATCTCCGTGGAGACATCAATGTGTGCATCGTGGGGGACCCGTCCTGTGGCAAGAGCCAGTTCCTCAA GAGAGTGGAGGAGTTCAGTCCTCGTGCAGTGTACACTAGTGGCAAGGCCTCGACAGCAGCTGGACTCACAGCTGCCATGGTCAAGGACGAGGAGAGTCACGAGTTTGTTATAGAGGCTGGCGCTCTCATGCTCGCTGACAAT GGAGTTTGTTGTATTGACGAGTTTGACAAGATGGACCTCAAAGACCAAGTAGCCATTCATGAAGCCATGGAGCAACAGACCATCTCAATCACCAAGGCTGGTGTCAAGGCAACTCTCAATGCTCGTACATCCATCCTAGCTGCGGCTAATCCGATTGGTGGTCGCTATGACCGGTCAAAATCACTCAAGATGAACATCCAGCTCACTGCCCCCATAATGTCGCGCTTTGACCTCTTCTTCATCATAGTGGATGAGTGtaatgag gtGACTGACTATGCCATCGCTAGGCGTATTGTGGACCTCCACAGTCACAAGACAGAGGCAGTGGAGCGTGTCTATTCCCTC GAGGAGATCCAACGCTACGTATTGTTTGCTCGTCAGTTCAAGCCTCGTATCAGCCCCACCTCTGGTGAGTACATGGTGGAGCAGTACAAGAAGTTACGGCAGAGAGACTGCTCGGGCGTGGCTCGGTCGTCATGGAGAATCACCGTGAGACAGTTGGAGAGTTTGATACGACTCGCGGAGGCCATGGCCAggatccactgctctgatgag GTACAACCTAAGCATGTGAAGGAAGGCTTTCGTTTGCTCAATAAGTCCATTATTCGTGTGGAGACTCCTGACATCAACTTTGACGAGGATGAACAGATCATCAATG TAATAAATGGG GACTGCATGACCAATGGTGAGAATGGTGTCAATGGCGAGAATGGAGTGAATGGCCACACACCAATAGACCAATCAGATCCACCCACCCAACCGCCGGTGAAAACCAAGAAGATACGAGTTACGTATGAGGAATATCGTATCATCTCCAACCTGCTCATCCTGCACATGCGTCAGAGCGAGGAGGCAGACAAAG aTTCTAGCGGAGTTCGTGAAGGTGACCTAGTGAACTGGTACCTGAAGGAGGTGGCTGATGATATAGAGAATGTGGAGGAGCTGACGGAGAAGAAGCTCCTCGTGGAGAAGGTCATCGAGAGACTTGTGCAACAT GACCACATTCTGTTGCCGTTGGTGATGGGGGAGGAGTCAGACGAAGATCCATTCCTGGTGGTTCATCCCAACTACGTCGTTGAGACATGA
- the LOC135343558 gene encoding tripartite motif-containing protein 3-like, translated as MAEGPDPVVADLEQEVTCGICHDRYQEPKLLPCCHYYCKQCILTLSSRYRPNQPFPCPDCREPTLLPDNNPDRLPTAFFINRMKALHSRMEKAHGKLEATCEMCPGGKATAFCRQCVQFMCEKCVEPHQRMKMFTTHIVSTLDELKQGGVKELTFENPPPPKCEDHEELKKIFCFDCNKLICRDCIVIEHAGHNYEFVKKAAPATRKKLTEHLSPLKNLLPHLSTAVNQVKGTKQKIQAQKELTERQVNAKFQELHDILDQCKVRVLRKSSVLADSKMEKLTVQEKGLDLSLGTAQSLIAFVECTLENASDEELITMQSQVVSRIDAEVVKRGKEAANLDPVEKDDFEVEGFVSEDLKKLCENNVFVYEGKVDPTKFTVEGNGARTAEISTLNNFSILVECNTQFKHHTIQVALKSLVDESSQQLQAVPVRGGVYSVEYTPRVRGRHHLLISVDNQPIPGSPFSVFVKIPPTKLDKPVRVIKGINNPRYMAFNSSEELIVTDRDSDVLVLDKKGERIRSISKSKHGFSNISGVAVDKEDNIYVCDNGESCVYKFNKREDLLKRFGTRGIGPKELNWPRGIAVAGDQVFVCDQNNHRVQVLTTELEPVKQIGSYGTGNEHFNGPEDVAVDNEQMMYVTDCYNHRVQVLTMDGRFIRSIGKKGNGQGDLSNPHGVCVTGFVYVADYDNNRVSVFTKDGQFVTSFGNGHIIFPYGVAVDSDGFVYVRSLGSVVIF; from the coding sequence ATGGCCGAAGGACctgatccagttgttgctgatctcgagcaagaagtgacctgtggcatctgtcatgaccgctaccaggagccaaagctgctcccttgttgtcactactactgcaagcaatgcatcctcacactctccagtcgctaccGACCCAACCAGCCGTTCCCCTGCCCCGACTGTCGTGAGCCCACTCTATTGCCAGACAACAACCCAGACAGACTGCccactgcgttcttcatcaacCGGATGAAAGCACTCCACTCGAGGATGGAGAAAGCCCACGGCAAGTTGGAGGCCACCTGTGAAATGTGCCCTGGGGGAAAGGCCACTGCATTCTGCCGACAGTGTGTCCAGTTTATGTGTGAAAAATGTGTGGAACCTCATCAGCGTATGAAAATGTTTACTACACATATCGTCTCCACTCTGGACGAGCTCAAACAGGGTGGAGTCAAAGAACTAACATTCGAAAACCCACCACCCCCAAAATGTGAAGATCACGAGGAACTGAAAAAGATTTTCTGTTTTGATTGCAACAAGCTCATCTGTCGAGACTGTATCGTTATTGAACATGCTGGACACAATTACGAATTTGTAAAGAAAGCCGCCCCCGCAACTCGCAAAAAGCTGACAGAgcacctctccccactcaAGAACCTACTGCCTCATCTGAGCACCGCTGTGAATCAAGTGAAAGGAACTAAACAGAAGATACAGGCCCAGAAAGAGctgacagagagacaagtgAATGCCAAGTTCCAGGAGCTACACGATATTCTCGATCAATGCAAGGTCCGTGTTTTACGAAAATCTTctgttttagctgattcaaagatggagaagctgacggttcaagagaagggtctggacctgtccctgggcactgctcagagtttgattgcctttgtagagtgtacactggagaatgcaagtgatgaagaactgATTACAATGCAATCGCAGGTGGTGAGTCGAATCGATGCCGAGGTGGTGAAGCGAGGGAAGGAAGCAGCCAATCTTGATCCAGTAGAGAAAGATGATTTTGAAGTCGAAGGGTTTGTTTCTGAGGATCTCAAGAAGTTGTGTGAGAACAACGTTTTTGTGTATGAAGGAAAAGTGGATCCAACCAAGTTCACTGTCGAAGGAAATGGAGCTAGAACTGCTGAAATTAGTACACTTAACAATTTTTCGATTCTTGTGGAATGTAATACACAATTTAAGCATCATACAATACAAGTGGCTCTAAAATCGCTAGTTGATGAATCATCTCAGCAATTGCAAGCAGtgcctgtgaggggtggagtgtacagtgttgagtacacccctagggtacgtggtcgacaccacctcctgatctcagtggACAACCAGCCCATCCCAGGAAGCCCCTTCTCTGTGTTCGTCAAAATACCCCCTACGAAGCTGGACAAACCAGTAAGAGTGATAAAAGGAATCAACAACCCTCGGTATATGGCATTCAACTCATCAGAAGAACTGATTGTAACTGATCGAGACAGTGATGTTTTGGTGTTGGACAAGAAAGGAGAACGAATTCGAAGCATCAGCAAATCAAAGCATGGGTTTAGCAATATCTCTGGTGTGGCAGTAGACAAGGAGGACAACATATATGTCTGTGACAACGGCGAAAGTtgtgtgtacaagttcaaCAAAAGAGAAGATCTACTGAAGAGGTTTGGGACAAGGGGAATTGGTCCAAAGGAACTCAACTGGCCTCGAGGGATAGCAGTCGCTGGtgatcaagtgtttgtgtgcgatcAGAACAACCACAGAGTCCAAGTGTTGACGACAGAGCTGGAGCCAGTCAAGCAGATTGGTTCATACGGAACTGGTAATGAGCATTTTAACGGACCAGAGGATGTCGCAGTGGACAATGAACAAATGATGTATGTCACTGACTGTTATAATCATCGTGTTCAAGTGCTCACTATGGATGGTCGGTTTATTCGCTCGATTGGAAAGAAAGGAAATGGACAAGGAGATCTGTCTAACCctcatggtgtgtgtgtcactggttttgtttatgttgctGATTATGATAACAATCGTGTGTCAGTGTTCACTAAAGACGGTCAGtttgtcacatcatttggtaatggtCATATCATTTTTCCTTATGGAGTagctgtggacagtgatggttttgtttatgtGCGCAGTCTAGGATCTGTTGTTATATTTTAG
- the LOC135343560 gene encoding DNA replication licensing factor MCM6-like — MVQAGDKCDFIGTLVVVPDVSQLRTEGVRAETSTRMRGGEGYDRDGVRGLKALGVRDLTYRLAFLACAVQQTQPGFSGRDLTGEDQTAESIRKQMTDAEWSRIYEMSQDKNLYQNLINSLFPTIHGNDEVKRGVLLMLFGGVPKTTMEGTHLRGDINVCIVGDPSCGKSQFLKRVEEFSPRAVYTSGKASTAAGLTAAVVKDEESHEFVIEAGALMLADNGVCCIDEFDKMDLKDQVAIHEAMEQQTISITKAGVKATLNARTSILAAANPIGDRYDRSKSLKMNIQLTAPIMSRFDLFFIIVDECNEVTDYAIARRSIVDLHSHKTEAVERVYSLEEIQRYVLFAYQFKPRISPTSGEYMVEQYKKLRQRDCSGVARSSWRITVRQLESLIRLAEAMARIHCSDEVQPKHVKEGFRLLNKSIIRVETPDINFDEDEQIINVINGDCMTNGENGVNGENGVNGHTPIDQSDPSTQPPVKTKKIRVTYEEYRIISNLLILHMRQSEEADKDSSGVREGDLVNWYLKEVADDIENVEELTEKKLLVEKVIERLVQHDHILLPLVMGEESDEDPFLVVHPNYVVET, encoded by the exons ATGGTGCAGGCTGGAGACAAGTGTGACTTCATCGGGACGCTCGTTGTCGTCCCTGACGTCTCACAGCTGCGTACAGAGGGAGTGAGGGCGGAGACATCGACTCGTATGCGTGGTGGGGAGGGGTACGATAGGGACGGAGTGAGAGGACTCAAGGCTCTCGGTGTAAGAGACCTCACATATCGACTGGCGTTTCTAGCATGTGCTGTACAACAGACACAGCCTggg TTTAGTGGGCGTGATCTGACAGGGGAGGATCAAACAGCGGAGAGTATTCGTAAGCAGATGACCGATGCCGAGTGGTCACGTATCTATGAGATGAGTCAGGACAAAAACCTTTACCAAAACCTCATCAACTCACTCTTCCCCACCATTCACG GCAACGATGAAGTGAAGCGAGGTGTTCTACTGATGCTGTTCGGTGGTGTGCCCAAGACGACCATGGAGGGGACTCATCTCCGTGGGGACATCAACGTGTGCATCGTGGGGGACCCGTCCTGTGGCAAGAGCCAGTTCCTCAA GAGAGTGGAGGAGTTCAGTCCTCGTGCAGTGTACACTAGTGGCAAGGCCTCGACAGCAGCTGGACTCACAGCTGCCGTGGTCAAGGACGAGGAGAGTCACGAGTTTGTTATAGAGGCTGGCGCTCTCATGCTTGCTGACAAT GGAGTTTGTTGTATTGACGAGTTTGACAAGATGGACCTCAAAGACCAAGTAGCCATTCATGAAGCCATGGAGCAACAGACCATCTCAATCACCAAGGCTGGTGTCAAGGCAACTCTCAATGCTCGTACATCCATCCTAGCTGCGGCTAATCCGATTGGTGATCGCTATGACCGGTCAAAATCACTCAAGATGAACATCCAGCTCACTGCTCCCATCATGTCACGCTTTGACCTCTTCTTTATCATAGTGGATGAGTGTaacgag gtGACTGACTATGCCATCGCTAGGCGTAGTATTGTGGACCTACACAGTCACAAGACAGAGGCAGTGGAGCGTGTCTATTCCCTC GAGGAGATCCAACGCTACGTACTGTTTGCTTATCAGTTCAAGCCTCGTATCAGCCCCACCTCTGGTGAGTACATGGTGGAGCAGTACAAGAAACTACGGCAGAGAGACTGCTCGGGCGTGGCTCGGTCATCATGGAGAATCACCGTGAGACAGCTGGAGAGTTTGATACGACTCGCGGAGGCCATGGCCAggatccactgctctgatgag GTACAACCCAAGCATGTGAAGGAAGGCTTTCGTTTGCTCAATAAGTCCATTATTCGTGTGGAGACTCCGGACATCAACTTTGACGAGGATGAACAGATCATCAATG TAATAAATGGG GACTGCATGACCAATGGTGAGAATGGTGTCAATGGCGAGAATGGAGTGAACGGCCACACTCCAATAGACCAATCAGATCCATCCACCCAACCGCCGGTGAAGACCAAGAAGATACGAGTTACGTATGAGGAATATCGTATCATCTCCAACCTGCTCATCCTGCACATGCGTCAGAGCGAGGAGGCAGACAAAG aTTCTAGCGGAGTTCGTGAAGGTGACCTAGTGAACTGGTACCTGAAGGAGGTGGCTGATGATATAGAGAATGTGGAGGAGCTGACGGAGAAGAAGCTCCTCGTGGAGAAGGTCATCGAGAGACTTGTGCAACAT GACCACATTCTGTTGCCGTTGGTGATGGGGGAGGAGTCAGACGAAGATCCATTCCTGGTGGTTCATCCCAACTACGTCGTTGAGACATGA